The Populus trichocarpa isolate Nisqually-1 chromosome 11, P.trichocarpa_v4.1, whole genome shotgun sequence genome has a segment encoding these proteins:
- the LOC7454990 gene encoding pentatricopeptide repeat-containing protein At1g79080, chloroplastic produces MATLVNSVSPLTSPSPETARTACGFFSNVPNFYSFSLNKGFTRVLASTQITISPKDSVLTLPNWKVGRNGTRNREIRLNDAFFHLEFIVGKGHKPDVAQATQLLYDLCKSNKMKKATRVMEMMIESGIIPDAASYTFLVNNLCKRGNIGHAMQLVEKMEENGYPTNTVTYNSLVRGLCMHGNLNQSLQLLDKLMWKGLVPNEFTYSFLLEAAYKERGVNEAMKLLDEIIAKGWQPNLVSYNVLLTGLCKEGRTEEAIRFFRDLPSKGFNPNVVSYNIILRSLCHEGRWEEANQLLAEMDSEERSPSLVTYNILIGSLAFHGRIEHAFEVLDEMVRASFKPSATTYNPIIAHLCKEGKLDLVIKCLDQMIHHRCNPNEGTFNAIAVLCKQGRVPEAFSIIQNLGNKQRSSTHDFYKGVITSLCRKGNTHPAFQLLYEMTKFGFVPDPYTYSSLIRGLCIEGMLDEALEIFRLLEENDYRPILDNFNALILGFCKSGRTDLSLDIFEMMVEKGYTPNETTYTIIVEGIAHEEEKELAAEVLKELLLRQVMRRNTAERLVLQYNLEALPI; encoded by the coding sequence ATGGCAACTTTGGTGAATTCGGTGTCTCCTTTAACAAGCCCTTCTCCAGAGACTGCGCGAACAGCTTGTGGGTTCTTTTCTAATGTCCCaaatttctattctttttcaCTAAACAAAGGTTTCACTAGAGTTTTGGCATCAACCCAGATTACAATTTCACCTAAAGACTCTGTTTTGACACTGCCCAATTGGAAGGTTGGTAGGAATGGCACAAGAAATAGGGAGATTAGGCTTAATGATGCGTTTTTCCATTTGGAGTTTATTGTTGGGAAGGGTCATAAACCTGATGTTGCTCAAGCAACACAGCTATTGTACGATTTGTGCAAGTCGAATAAGATGAAGAAAGCGACGAGGGTGATGGAAATGATGATTGAGTCTGGTATTATTCCTGATGCAGCTTCTTATACTTTTTTGGTGAACAATTTGTGTAAGAGAGGAAATATTGGGCATGCAATGCAATTAGTtgagaaaatggaggaaaaTGGCTATCCAACCAACACGGTTACCTATAATTCGCTTGTTAGAGGGCTTTGCATGCATGGAAACTTGAATCAAAGCTTGCAGTTACTAGATAAGCTGATGTGGAAAGGGTTGGTCCCGAATGAATTTACTTATTCTTTCTTGCTTGAAGCAGCTTACAAGGAGAGAGGTGTGAACGAAGCGATGAAGCTTTTGGATGAGATAATTGCGAAGGGTTGGCAGCCTAACTTGGTTAGTTACAATGTTTTATTAACTGGATTGTGCAAGGAAGGCAGGACGGAAGAGGCAATTCGGTTCTTCAGGGATTTGCCATCAAAGGGATTTAATCCGAATGTTGTGAGTTATAATATTATACTCAGGAGTTTGTGCCATGAAGGAAGATGGGAGGAGGCAAACCAGCTCCTGGCTGAGATGGATTCTGAGGAGCGCTCACCTTCTCTGGTTACATACAATATACTAATTGGTTCGCTTGCCTTCCATGGCAGGATTGAACATGCATTTGAAGTTTTGGATGAAATGGTTAGGGCATCATTTAAGCCCTCTGCCACAACCTATAACCCTATAATTGCTCATCTTTGCAAAGAGGGGAAGTTGGACCTTGTGATTAAGTGTCTAGACCAAATGATTCATCACCGCTGTAATCCCAATGAGGGAACGTTTAATGCCATTGCTGTGCTTTGCAAGCAGGGAAGGGTGCCAGAGGCATTCTCCATAATTCAAAACTTGGGTAATAAGCAAAGGTCATCCACCCATGACTTTTACAAAGGTGTGATTACGAGCTTGTGTAGAAAAGGGAACACGCATCCAGCATTTCAGCTTTTATACGAGATGACAAAGTTTGGATTTGTTCCTGATCCTTATACCTATTCATCTTTGATTAGAGGGTTGTGCATTGAGGGAATGCTGGATGAGGCCTTGGAGATTTTCAGGCTATTGGAAGAAAATGACTATAGGCCTATTCTTGACAATTTCAATGCCCTTATACTTGGATTTTGTAAATCTGGTAGAACAGATTTGTCCCTGGATATTTTTGAGATGATGGTTGAGAAAGGATACACACCGAATGAAACAACTTATACCATTATAGTAGAAGGGATTGcccatgaagaagaaaaagagctGGCAGCAGAAGTTTTAAAAGAGTTGCTCCTCAGACAAGTCATGAGAAGAAATACAGCGGAAAGACTTGTTTTGCAATACAACCTTGAGGCTTTACCAATATGA